A region of Malaciobacter marinus DNA encodes the following proteins:
- a CDS encoding glucose-6-phosphate isomerase, which produces MQYSKSFYQIKSSQTIFDYVKDEITKIGYYSLPFQDTSKIKEYAKQVSKKHIAIVGIGGSTLGTFAIYQFLKRTKEFDKKLHFFETTDPTDIKQRVKKLDLEDTLFLIISKSGTTIETISIFKYLASLVTIDAKNCAIISEEDSKLTSFAKKQNMTTFDIPKNVGGRFSVFSTVGLVPLAILGVNIDNLLKGAKEVHNSFFNQKGYYETIMEKARFMVENKNRFNINVVFSYSASLEGFNKWYIQLWGESLGKININGTKQALTPIGLIGPVDQHSFLQLIAEGKRDKTVTFIKVADFQDETKIPSNTLNGFEELEYVDNLTFAKLIDEQANATIESLKKLGDIPHDVITINRVDEYNIAKLMYSYQLLTSVVGKFVQINTYNQPGVESGKQILKEKLKNKG; this is translated from the coding sequence ATGCAATATAGTAAAAGTTTTTATCAAATAAAATCAAGTCAAACAATATTTGATTATGTAAAAGATGAAATAACAAAGATTGGTTATTATTCACTTCCTTTTCAAGATACTTCAAAAATAAAAGAGTATGCAAAACAAGTATCAAAAAAACATATTGCTATTGTTGGTATTGGTGGAAGTACTTTAGGTACATTTGCTATATATCAGTTTTTAAAAAGAACAAAAGAGTTTGATAAAAAACTTCATTTTTTTGAAACAACTGATCCTACTGATATTAAACAAAGAGTTAAAAAACTTGATTTAGAAGATACTTTATTTTTAATAATTAGTAAATCAGGAACAACTATAGAAACAATATCTATTTTTAAGTATTTAGCTTCTTTAGTGACAATAGATGCTAAAAATTGTGCAATCATAAGTGAAGAAGATAGTAAACTAACAAGCTTTGCAAAAAAACAAAATATGACAACTTTTGATATTCCTAAAAATGTAGGTGGAAGATTTTCTGTATTTTCAACAGTAGGACTTGTACCCTTAGCAATTTTGGGTGTAAATATAGATAATTTATTAAAAGGTGCTAAAGAAGTTCATAATAGTTTTTTTAATCAAAAAGGGTATTATGAAACAATCATGGAAAAAGCAAGATTTATGGTTGAAAATAAAAATAGATTCAATATAAATGTAGTTTTTTCATACTCTGCTAGTTTGGAAGGATTTAATAAGTGGTATATTCAACTTTGGGGTGAAAGCTTAGGAAAAATAAATATAAATGGCACAAAACAAGCTTTAACTCCAATAGGCCTAATAGGACCTGTAGATCAACACTCATTTTTACAATTAATAGCAGAAGGAAAAAGAGATAAAACAGTTACTTTTATAAAAGTAGCAGACTTTCAAGATGAGACAAAAATACCCTCAAATACACTTAATGGATTTGAAGAATTAGAGTATGTTGATAATCTAACTTTTGCAAAATTAATAGATGAACAAGCAAATGCTACAATAGAGTCTTTAAAGAAATTAGGTGATATTCCACATGATGTAATAACAATAAATAGAGTGGATGAATACAACATAGCAAAACTAATGTATAGTTATCAGCTTCTAACCTCAGTTGTTGGAAAGTTTGTACAAATAAACACTTATAATCAACCAGGAGTAGAATCTGGAAAACAAATCTTAAAAGAAAAACTAAAAAACAAGGGCTAA
- a CDS encoding type II secretion system protein, translated as MKSAFSLLELIFVLVLLALIGSYAIPKYMNTKNAAVITTVKRDISTITSSLQSYFLLHGKIDDLNEVITLGSDDWRIEENTITYKTAKGDCVFIKVNNEEEQIELNINETLDNICKKLNEAGVVNTTTALY; from the coding sequence ATGAAAAGTGCTTTTTCTTTACTAGAATTGATTTTTGTCTTGGTGCTATTAGCTTTAATAGGAAGTTATGCAATTCCTAAATATATGAATACAAAAAATGCAGCAGTTATTACAACAGTAAAAAGAGATATCTCTACAATAACTAGTTCCTTACAATCATATTTTTTATTACATGGAAAAATAGATGATTTAAATGAAGTTATAACTCTTGGAAGCGATGATTGGAGAATAGAAGAAAATACTATTACTTATAAAACAGCAAAAGGTGACTGCGTTTTTATTAAAGTAAATAATGAAGAAGAACAAATAGAATTGAATATTAATGAAACACTTGATAATATTTGTAAAAAATTAAATGAAGCAGGAGTTGTAAATACTACAACCGCACTTTATTAA
- the gmhB gene encoding D-glycero-beta-D-manno-heptose 1,7-bisphosphate 7-phosphatase, producing MQKAFFIDRDGVINTDKNYVYKIEDFEFIDGVMDALLYLQEKEFKLFIITNQSGIGRAYYQKEDFEKLTSWMLKEFEKNSIKIHEVKYCPHSPEANCNCRKPKTGMIDEICKAYDIDLKNSWLIGDKDSDIKCAQNAKIKNTIQVKSGQKFDETKSQATYVLDSIKDIKKIKL from the coding sequence ATGCAAAAAGCCTTTTTTATAGATAGAGATGGCGTGATAAATACAGATAAAAACTATGTTTATAAAATAGAAGACTTTGAGTTTATAGACGGAGTCATGGATGCTTTGTTGTATTTGCAAGAAAAAGAATTCAAACTATTTATAATAACAAATCAATCAGGAATAGGAAGAGCTTATTATCAAAAAGAGGATTTTGAAAAACTAACATCTTGGATGCTAAAAGAGTTTGAAAAAAACAGTATTAAAATCCATGAAGTAAAATATTGTCCCCATTCTCCTGAAGCAAACTGTAATTGTAGAAAACCAAAAACTGGTATGATAGATGAAATTTGTAAAGCATATGATATAGATTTAAAAAACTCATGGTTAATAGGAGATAAAGACTCAGACATAAAATGCGCCCAAAATGCAAAAATCAAAAATACAATACAAGTAAAATCAGGGCAAAAGTTTGATGAAACAAAATCACAAGCAACATATGTACTTGATAGTATAAAAGATATAAAAAAAATAAAATTGTAA
- a CDS encoding transposase has translation MYKKLPHINLKEHYQFITFRTKNSIDFYLKKLENDLSLSNHIKQYKIDNYLDNSSLGAYINGHFIDSVKDIILENQSNLYEVIILCIMPNHIHILIKQFDDIDKIIKCIKAKTALRLNAKLNKKGSFWQKGYYDKVIRDEKHFEKVYNYIYNNPIKAKLKDWERRVYSLYE, from the coding sequence ATGTATAAAAAACTTCCTCATATAAACTTAAAAGAGCATTATCAATTTATCACTTTTCGTACAAAAAATAGTATTGATTTTTATCTTAAAAAACTTGAAAATGATTTATCATTGAGTAACCATATTAAACAATATAAAATTGATAATTACTTAGATAACTCTTCGTTGGGTGCATATATAAATGGTCATTTTATTGATAGTGTAAAAGATATTATATTGGAAAATCAAAGTAATCTTTATGAAGTCATAATATTATGTATCATGCCAAATCATATTCATATTTTAATAAAGCAGTTTGATGACATTGATAAAATCATAAAATGTATAAAAGCAAAAACTGCACTTAGATTAAATGCCAAGCTAAATAAAAAAGGAAGTTTTTGGCAAAAAGGTTATTATGATAAAGTAATAAGAGATGAAAAACATTTTGAAAAAGTTTACAACTACATATACAATAATCCAATAAAAGCAAAGTTAAAAGATTGGGAAAGAAGAGTTTATAGTTTGTATGAGTAG
- a CDS encoding DNA ligase, giving the protein MKKSLLLFFFFISCFANNLQKPMTYDKQNIKGWYMSEKLDGIRAYWNGKQLLTKNGNKINTKKEFTKNFPSFELDGELWTKRGDFENIQSIVLDDIASNKWSEITYNIFEVPNAKGDFQTRLNKVKNWFKNKPNKYIKFVPQIKCKDKKHLQEFLEKLVSKNAEGVIIKNPHKHYFQGRSQDILKVKKFFDMEGKIIDINYDKKDKNRMKSLVIKLQNNIVFNLGGGFTNKQRYNPPKIGEIVTFKYYGFTKYNKPKFASFLRIRKKE; this is encoded by the coding sequence ATGAAAAAATCACTTCTTCTATTTTTCTTTTTTATATCTTGTTTTGCAAACAATCTTCAAAAACCCATGACATATGACAAGCAAAATATCAAAGGCTGGTACATGAGTGAGAAGCTTGATGGTATTCGTGCATATTGGAATGGGAAGCAACTTCTTACAAAAAATGGCAATAAAATAAATACAAAAAAAGAGTTCACGAAAAATTTCCCAAGTTTTGAACTTGATGGAGAGTTATGGACTAAAAGAGGTGACTTTGAAAACATACAAAGTATAGTATTAGATGATATTGCCTCAAATAAATGGAGTGAAATAACTTATAATATCTTTGAGGTACCAAACGCAAAAGGTGATTTTCAAACAAGACTAAACAAAGTAAAAAATTGGTTTAAAAATAAGCCAAATAAATATATCAAATTTGTACCTCAAATAAAATGCAAAGACAAAAAACATCTTCAAGAATTTTTAGAAAAACTAGTATCTAAAAATGCAGAAGGCGTAATAATAAAAAATCCCCATAAACATTACTTCCAAGGCAGAAGCCAAGATATCTTAAAAGTAAAAAAATTTTTTGATATGGAAGGAAAAATCATAGATATAAATTATGACAAAAAAGATAAAAACAGAATGAAAAGCTTAGTAATAAAACTTCAAAATAATATAGTTTTTAATCTAGGAGGAGGTTTTACAAATAAGCAAAGATACAATCCACCTAAAATAGGTGAAATTGTGACATTTAAGTATTATGGATTTACCAAATACAATAAACCAAAATTTGCTTCTTTTTTAAGAATAAGAAAAAAAGAGTAA
- the rfaD gene encoding ADP-glyceromanno-heptose 6-epimerase: MKYNDIDFNNKTILITGAAGFIGSNLAFYFQENFPDANVIALDCFRSGQTFSNGNLKSFGHFKNLIGFKGTVISGDINDTDLLKRLAIQYSFDYIFHQAAISDTTVSEQDLMIKTNVNAYEELLKIAINHNANMVYASSGATYGDASSPQTVGKEAPSNVYGFSKLMMDNISYSYINKKPNISIVGLRYFNVYGPREFYKNKTASTVVQFGHQLLKGNAPKLFEGSDKILRDFIYIEDVIQANIKACAPLKSGVYNIGTGKARSFQAIADILQKELGTNFETQYIPNPYIGQYQFHTEANMQDSKENLDFEARYELEDGIKAYIPEIKRLFNDEVK; this comes from the coding sequence ATGAAATATAATGATATAGATTTTAATAATAAAACGATTTTGATTACTGGAGCTGCTGGATTTATTGGTTCTAATTTGGCTTTTTATTTTCAAGAAAATTTTCCTGATGCAAATGTTATTGCTCTTGATTGCTTTAGATCTGGGCAGACTTTCTCAAATGGAAACTTGAAAAGTTTTGGGCATTTTAAAAACCTTATTGGATTTAAAGGTACTGTAATAAGTGGCGATATAAATGATACTGATCTTTTAAAAAGATTGGCTATACAGTATAGCTTTGATTATATTTTTCATCAAGCAGCTATTTCAGATACAACTGTTAGTGAACAAGACTTGATGATAAAAACAAATGTAAATGCATATGAAGAGCTTTTAAAAATAGCTATAAACCACAATGCAAATATGGTTTATGCAAGTTCTGGTGCTACTTATGGAGATGCTTCTAGTCCACAAACAGTAGGAAAAGAGGCTCCAAGTAATGTTTATGGTTTTAGTAAACTAATGATGGATAATATCTCTTATTCTTATATAAACAAAAAACCAAATATCTCTATTGTTGGGCTTAGATACTTCAATGTTTATGGTCCAAGGGAGTTTTATAAAAATAAAACTGCTTCAACTGTTGTGCAGTTTGGACATCAGTTACTAAAAGGAAATGCTCCTAAACTATTTGAGGGAAGCGATAAAATACTTAGAGATTTTATATATATTGAAGATGTTATTCAAGCAAATATCAAAGCTTGCGCTCCTTTAAAAAGTGGAGTTTACAATATAGGTACTGGAAAAGCTAGATCATTTCAAGCAATAGCTGATATTTTACAAAAAGAGCTTGGAACAAACTTTGAAACACAATACATACCAAATCCATACATAGGACAATATCAGTTTCATACAGAAGCAAATATGCAAGATAGTAAAGAAAATCTTGATTTTGAAGCAAGATATGAGCTAGAAGATGGAATAAAAGCTTATATTCCAGAAATAAAAAGACTTTTCAATGATGAGGTAAAATAG
- the rfaE1 gene encoding D-glycero-beta-D-manno-heptose-7-phosphate kinase, with amino-acid sequence MITYDKKPNILVIGDLMIDHYLWGKCDRISPEAPVQVIDIKKETTVLGGAGNVINNLLSLGSDVGVISVVGDDDTAKELKSMLDKEGAKSFLIEQKGRKTSKKSRIMASHSQVVRYDHESKNSISFDSEKKIFDKFQELINRYDIILFSDYGKGVITKELSKKIIEYAKKYDKKVIVDPKGEDYSMYKGAYFLTPNKKEAQIASKVEIENDETLKLALEKLKEQAELHYSIITLSEQGIALLKDEEVIIRPTVAREVFDVTGAGDTVLAALGFALSLNNNIEDALEFANLAAGVVVGKIGSATVTLDEIEEYKSSLNKSSIELHIKSFEKIEKIVKRLKKQNKKIVFTNGCFDILHKGHVSYLDVAKSFGDVLILGLNSDDSVKRLKGENRPINTQDDRAYIVSALECVDYVVIFDEDTPYELISKVQPDVLVKGADYEGKEVVGSDIALETKLVEFVDGKSTTKTIEKIKKVIK; translated from the coding sequence ATGATTACATATGATAAAAAGCCAAATATTTTAGTGATTGGTGATCTTATGATTGATCATTATTTATGGGGAAAATGCGATAGAATATCACCAGAAGCACCTGTACAAGTAATAGATATCAAAAAAGAGACAACTGTTTTAGGTGGAGCTGGCAATGTGATAAACAATCTTTTATCACTTGGTTCTGATGTGGGTGTTATATCTGTTGTAGGTGATGATGATACAGCAAAAGAGTTAAAATCTATGCTAGATAAAGAGGGTGCAAAATCTTTTTTGATAGAACAAAAAGGAAGAAAAACTTCTAAAAAATCAAGAATTATGGCTTCTCACTCACAAGTAGTAAGATATGACCATGAAAGTAAAAACTCTATTTCATTTGATAGTGAAAAGAAGATTTTTGATAAGTTTCAAGAACTAATAAATAGATATGATATTATCCTTTTTTCAGATTATGGTAAAGGTGTAATTACAAAAGAGCTATCAAAAAAGATAATTGAGTATGCAAAAAAATATGACAAAAAAGTAATAGTTGATCCAAAAGGTGAAGACTACTCAATGTACAAAGGTGCATATTTTTTAACACCAAATAAAAAAGAAGCACAAATTGCTTCAAAAGTAGAAATAGAAAACGATGAGACTTTAAAACTAGCACTTGAGAAGCTAAAAGAACAAGCAGAACTGCATTATTCTATTATTACTTTAAGTGAGCAAGGAATTGCACTTTTAAAAGATGAAGAAGTTATTATTCGACCAACAGTAGCAAGGGAAGTGTTTGATGTAACGGGTGCTGGTGATACTGTACTTGCAGCGCTTGGATTTGCACTTAGTTTAAACAATAACATCGAAGATGCTTTAGAGTTTGCTAATTTAGCAGCTGGAGTTGTAGTAGGTAAAATAGGAAGTGCAACAGTTACACTTGATGAGATTGAAGAGTATAAATCAAGCTTAAATAAAAGCTCAATTGAATTACATATCAAAAGTTTTGAAAAGATTGAAAAAATAGTAAAAAGATTAAAAAAACAAAACAAAAAGATAGTATTTACAAATGGATGTTTTGATATTTTACACAAAGGTCATGTAAGTTACTTAGATGTTGCAAAATCATTTGGTGATGTTTTGATTTTGGGATTAAACTCAGATGATAGTGTAAAAAGATTAAAAGGTGAAAACAGACCTATAAATACGCAAGATGACAGAGCTTATATAGTTTCTGCTTTAGAGTGTGTGGATTATGTAGTAATCTTTGATGAAGATACACCTTATGAGCTTATTTCAAAAGTTCAACCAGATGTTTTAGTAAAAGGTGCTGATTATGAGGGCAAAGAAGTTGTAGGAAGTGACATAGCCCTTGAAACAAAACTAGTTGAGTTTGTAGATGGAAAAAGCACAACAAAAACTATAGAAAAAATCAAAAAAGTGATAAAGTAA
- a CDS encoding adenine phosphoribosyltransferase → MSELTQEEKQILLNAIRDVQDFPKEGIVFKDITTLLNDKKAFNLLMSHLEKRYKEYNLDYVAGIDSRGFIFGAALADRLNIGFVPVRKKGKLPSTTVCEKYELEYGFDEVEIHLDAFHGKTNARVLLIDDLLATGGTANASAKLIKNVKADLVEACFLLNLTFLNGKQRVEQHTPVYTILDV, encoded by the coding sequence ATGAGCGAATTAACACAAGAAGAGAAACAAATATTATTAAATGCCATAAGAGATGTACAAGATTTTCCAAAAGAGGGTATAGTATTTAAAGATATTACAACACTTTTAAATGATAAAAAAGCTTTTAATCTTTTGATGAGTCATCTTGAAAAAAGATATAAAGAGTATAATTTAGATTATGTTGCAGGTATTGATAGTAGAGGATTTATCTTTGGTGCAGCACTTGCTGATAGATTAAATATAGGTTTTGTTCCAGTTAGAAAAAAAGGAAAGTTACCAAGTACAACTGTATGTGAAAAGTATGAGTTGGAGTATGGTTTTGATGAAGTTGAGATTCATCTTGATGCTTTTCATGGAAAAACAAATGCAAGAGTTCTTTTGATTGATGATTTGCTTGCTACTGGTGGCACTGCAAATGCATCTGCAAAACTAATAAAAAATGTAAAAGCAGATTTAGTTGAAGCTTGTTTTTTACTAAATCTTACATTTTTAAATGGAAAACAAAGAGTAGAGCAACACACACCTGTATA